A portion of the Burkholderiales bacterium genome contains these proteins:
- a CDS encoding TolC family outer membrane protein → MKRRLLALAVPLAFAALPAAGEDLMDIYREAQRADPVLAAARANWLAVQEKAPQARAGLLPNVGFSASVNANDVYNNTRSQPPVVASGNYQTWGATISATQPIYRVQNVVAYDQARRVVEQADFTLASAQQDLIIRVAVAYFDVLLAQFNVELSVAQKAAVSEQLAQAKRNFEVGVATITDTNEAQANYDQIAAQEIAARNDLDNKVTALRAIIGRMPRELKKLGPGFDPTPPEPNSLDVWLDRALKENLAVRVAQVNFDVATLEVDRQRAGHLPTLDLVGSLAASGANGSTANDLTFHARNAAIGLALNLPIYQGGFVDSKIREAVALQDSARDTLELARRNARFNAQVGYTGVNSSVATVRATAQAVQSAEVALQSNRLGQEVGVRTNLDVLNVQQAVFTQRRNLAQAYFAYLINTLRLKSAVGTLNELDLEELNRRLAG, encoded by the coding sequence ATGAAACGACGACTGCTCGCCCTCGCCGTGCCCCTCGCGTTCGCAGCGCTTCCCGCCGCCGGCGAAGACCTGATGGACATCTACCGCGAGGCGCAGCGCGCGGACCCGGTGCTCGCCGCGGCGCGCGCGAACTGGCTCGCGGTGCAGGAAAAAGCGCCGCAGGCCCGCGCGGGCCTGCTGCCCAACGTGGGGTTCTCCGCGTCGGTGAACGCGAACGACGTCTACAACAACACGCGCTCCCAGCCGCCGGTGGTCGCGTCGGGCAACTACCAGACCTGGGGCGCGACGATCAGCGCGACGCAGCCGATCTACCGCGTCCAGAACGTCGTCGCCTACGACCAGGCGCGTCGCGTCGTCGAGCAGGCGGACTTCACGCTCGCCTCGGCGCAGCAGGACCTCATCATCCGTGTCGCGGTCGCGTACTTCGACGTGCTGCTCGCGCAGTTCAACGTCGAGCTGTCGGTCGCGCAGAAGGCGGCCGTGTCGGAGCAGCTCGCCCAGGCCAAGCGCAACTTCGAGGTCGGTGTCGCGACGATCACCGACACCAACGAGGCGCAGGCGAACTACGACCAGATCGCGGCCCAGGAGATCGCGGCGCGCAACGACCTCGACAACAAGGTCACGGCGCTCCGCGCGATCATCGGCCGCATGCCGCGCGAGCTGAAGAAGCTCGGCCCCGGGTTCGATCCGACGCCGCCGGAGCCGAACTCCCTCGACGTCTGGCTCGACCGCGCGCTCAAGGAGAACCTCGCGGTGCGCGTCGCGCAGGTCAACTTCGACGTCGCCACCCTCGAAGTCGACCGCCAGCGCGCGGGACACCTGCCGACGCTCGACCTCGTGGGCAGCCTGGCCGCCAGCGGAGCGAACGGCAGCACCGCGAACGACCTGACCTTCCACGCCCGCAACGCCGCGATCGGCCTCGCGCTGAACCTGCCGATCTACCAGGGCGGCTTCGTCGACTCGAAGATCCGCGAGGCGGTCGCGCTGCAGGACTCCGCGCGCGACACGCTCGAGCTCGCGCGTCGCAACGCGCGGTTCAACGCGCAGGTGGGCTACACCGGCGTCAACAGTTCGGTGGCGACGGTGCGCGCCACCGCGCAGGCCGTGCAGTCCGCCGAGGTCGCGCTGCAGTCGAACCGGCTCGGCCAGGAAGTCGGCGTGCGCACCAACCTCGACGTGCTGAACGTGCAGCAGGCGGTGTTCACGCAGCGCCGCAACCTCGCGCAGGCGTACTTCGCCTACCTGATCAACACGCTGCGGCTCAAGTCCGCGGTCGGCACGCTGAACGAGCTCGACCTCGAGGAACTCAACCGGCGGCTCGCCGGGTAG
- the waaC gene encoding lipopolysaccharide heptosyltransferase I, whose amino-acid sequence MSAALIVRPSSLGDVVWALAVARDIALARPGLAVDWVAEEAFVALPRLSEDVRRVVPIALRRWRREPFAVRTWREMRASRAALRAQRYEAIVDAQEQVKGAVIARLARGRRHGFDRRSIREPVATWLHDEHHAVARDVHFAVKCRRLAAAAVGYALDGPPRWRWRLPAPPACVPDAPFVVAVHATSRPDKRWPADRWHDLLAGVDASGLPVLIPHGSDSEEAQSRALAAQLRRAIVPPRLSLDAMAALLARAHAVVGVDTGLTHLAAALGTPTLALFTATDAALAGVAVAGEHARDLGGNGEVPTADAARAALGGLLRRAPRC is encoded by the coding sequence ATGAGCGCCGCCCTGATCGTGCGTCCGTCGTCGCTCGGCGATGTCGTCTGGGCGCTGGCGGTCGCGCGCGACATCGCGCTCGCCCGGCCCGGCCTCGCGGTCGACTGGGTGGCCGAGGAAGCCTTCGTCGCCCTGCCGCGGCTGTCGGAGGACGTGCGCCGCGTCGTGCCCATCGCGCTGCGGCGCTGGCGGCGCGAGCCGTTCGCCGTCCGGACCTGGCGGGAGATGCGCGCCTCGCGCGCGGCGCTCCGCGCGCAGCGCTACGAGGCGATCGTCGATGCGCAGGAACAGGTGAAGGGCGCGGTGATCGCGCGCCTCGCGCGCGGCCGCCGCCACGGCTTCGACCGCAGGAGCATCCGCGAGCCGGTCGCGACCTGGCTGCACGACGAGCACCACGCGGTCGCGCGCGACGTCCACTTCGCGGTCAAGTGCCGCCGCCTCGCCGCGGCCGCGGTCGGCTACGCGCTCGATGGCCCGCCGCGCTGGCGCTGGCGCCTGCCCGCTCCGCCCGCGTGCGTGCCCGACGCTCCGTTCGTCGTCGCCGTGCACGCCACGTCACGGCCGGACAAGCGCTGGCCGGCCGACCGCTGGCACGACCTCCTCGCGGGCGTGGACGCAAGCGGACTGCCGGTCCTGATCCCGCATGGGAGCGACAGCGAGGAAGCGCAGAGCCGCGCGCTCGCCGCGCAACTTCGACGCGCGATCGTGCCGCCGCGTCTGTCGCTCGACGCGATGGCCGCGCTGCTCGCACGCGCGCACGCGGTCGTCGGCGTGGACACCGGCCTCACCCATCTCGCCGCCGCGCTCGGGACGCCGACGCTCGCGCTCTTCACCGCCACCGACGCGGCGCTCGCGGGCGTTGCGGTCGCGGGCGAACATGCGCGCGACCTCGGCGGCAACGGCGAGGTCCCCACGGCCGATGCGGCGCGCGCCGCGCTGGGCGGGCTCCTGCGCCGCGCCCCGCGGTGCTGA
- a CDS encoding protein-L-isoaspartate O-methyltransferase, protein MDVEQARFNMVEQQIRPWEVLDPAVLDLLFTVRREEFVPSAYRALAFADLEIPIGEGESMWAPKLEARALQELAPRRGETVLEIGTGSGYLTALIASLAGHVTSVEIHGRFSREAAGRLRRAAIDNVELVVGDGSRGFGNDSYDAILLSGSTPILHEAFFRQLKPGGRVFAIVGDAPAMTAKLFRFSAPGACAVTSLFETVVKPLVNAPAPARFAF, encoded by the coding sequence ATGGACGTCGAGCAAGCGCGTTTCAACATGGTCGAGCAGCAGATCCGGCCGTGGGAGGTGCTCGATCCCGCCGTGCTCGACCTCCTCTTCACGGTCCGGCGCGAGGAGTTCGTCCCCTCCGCGTACCGAGCGCTCGCGTTCGCCGACCTCGAGATTCCGATCGGCGAGGGCGAGTCGATGTGGGCGCCGAAGCTCGAGGCGCGCGCGCTGCAGGAACTCGCACCCAGGCGCGGCGAGACGGTGCTCGAGATCGGTACCGGCAGCGGCTACCTGACCGCCCTGATCGCGAGCCTCGCCGGGCATGTGACCAGCGTCGAGATCCACGGGAGGTTCTCGCGCGAAGCGGCAGGCCGGCTTCGGCGCGCCGCGATCGACAACGTCGAACTCGTGGTCGGCGACGGTTCGCGGGGCTTCGGCAACGACAGCTACGACGCCATCCTGCTCTCCGGCTCCACGCCGATCCTGCACGAGGCGTTCTTCCGCCAGTTGAAGCCCGGCGGTCGCGTGTTCGCGATCGTCGGCGACGCCCCCGCGATGACCGCCAAGCTCTTCCGCTTCAGCGCCCCGGGAGCCTGCGCCGTCACCTCGCTGTTCGAAACCGTGGTGAAGCCGCTCGTCAACGCGCCCGCGCCGGCGCGCTTCGCGTTTTGA
- a CDS encoding efflux RND transporter periplasmic adaptor subunit produces the protein MGLRITGRRALVVLAIVAAASAALFAARPWVKAPGTSAKAASGPPVPLQFGEGDLAYLTPAAMSRWLPISGTLTPVHQATVKAKVPGDVREVLVREGEAVRAGQVLARIDTADLDAKLIERQGALESAKAQMALAEKTRANNVKLLNEKFISQTAFDSSQSGYDVAKGNVKSMEAQVLLARNAIKDATVVAPIAGIVGKRHVQGGEKVAQDAPLVTVVDLSDLELQALVPAVDVPGLAAGMAVELAVDGFGERKFAGRIARINPATEPGTRAIMVYVALRNPDAALRSGMFANGRIALAASAPMATLPASAVRTEAGQSYVWVVDGGKLARRIVTIGRRDDDAGLVEVKTPLPKDLPVLATRFENLKEGAPALVKAPAPTSEARAVKQKSVGS, from the coding sequence ATGGGTCTGCGCATCACCGGGCGCCGCGCGCTCGTCGTACTCGCCATCGTGGCGGCGGCCTCGGCCGCCCTGTTCGCGGCGCGGCCGTGGGTGAAGGCGCCGGGCACGTCCGCGAAGGCCGCCAGCGGCCCGCCGGTGCCGCTGCAGTTCGGCGAGGGTGACCTCGCCTACCTGACGCCGGCGGCGATGTCGCGCTGGCTGCCGATCTCCGGAACGCTGACGCCGGTCCACCAGGCGACGGTGAAAGCCAAGGTCCCGGGCGATGTCCGGGAGGTGCTGGTGCGCGAAGGCGAGGCCGTGCGGGCCGGGCAGGTGCTCGCTCGCATCGACACCGCCGATCTCGACGCGAAGCTGATCGAACGCCAGGGCGCGCTCGAGAGCGCGAAGGCGCAGATGGCGCTCGCCGAGAAGACCCGCGCCAACAACGTCAAGCTGCTGAACGAGAAGTTCATCTCGCAGACCGCGTTCGACAGTTCGCAATCCGGCTACGACGTCGCGAAAGGCAACGTCAAGAGCATGGAAGCGCAGGTGCTGCTCGCGCGCAACGCCATCAAGGACGCGACGGTCGTGGCGCCGATCGCGGGCATCGTCGGCAAGCGGCACGTGCAGGGCGGCGAGAAGGTCGCGCAGGACGCGCCGCTCGTGACCGTCGTCGACCTGTCGGACCTCGAGTTGCAGGCGCTGGTGCCCGCGGTGGACGTGCCCGGGCTGGCGGCGGGCATGGCGGTCGAACTCGCGGTCGACGGCTTCGGCGAGCGCAAGTTCGCCGGGCGCATCGCGCGCATCAATCCGGCGACCGAACCCGGCACGCGCGCGATCATGGTCTACGTCGCGCTGCGCAATCCGGACGCGGCGCTGCGCAGCGGCATGTTCGCCAACGGCCGCATCGCGCTCGCCGCCAGCGCGCCGATGGCGACGCTGCCCGCCTCCGCGGTCCGCACCGAGGCCGGGCAGAGCTACGTCTGGGTGGTCGACGGCGGGAAGCTCGCGCGCCGCATCGTGACGATCGGGCGGCGCGACGACGATGCGGGTCTGGTCGAAGTGAAGACGCCGCTCCCGAAGGACCTGCCGGTGCTCGCGACGCGCTTCGAGAATCTCAAGGAGGGCGCGCCGGCGCTCGTGAAGGCGCCGGCGCCGACGTCCGAGGCGCGTGCGGTCAAGCAGAAGTCAGTTGGCAGTTGA
- a CDS encoding efflux RND transporter permease subunit, producing the protein MWITRTSIRNPVFATMVMVGITVLGVFSYQRLRVEQMPEVSLPFVMVLTNYPGAAPEAVENDVTKPIEYAVNQVAGVKRMFSNSREGSSQVFVEFRMSTDVAQAIQDVRDKIATVRPGFPRDVKDPLVIRADNENDAPIVSLAVLSPSTGLRELTSLTDQTIVKALENLPGVARIDVNGRLTRQILVQIKPHALTALGISVDQVMNAIREANQDVPAGRLTSGASDAVVRVEGRIKDPEQFSRIIVTQQGGAPVYLNQVADVVDGEKEPSSYARINGRPAITIDVRKAQDANIVETGRNVREAVASLKDRLPSDVEVRVVNSTADNVEKSVNRVKSTIVEGALLTVLIVFLFLHSWRSTVITGLTLPIAVVATFIALYAFGFTLNFLTLMALSLCIGLLIDDAIVVRENIVRHLAMGKDHRRAAMEGTDEIGLAVMATTFAIVAVFVPIAFMSGIIGRFFFQFGMTVAVAVLVSLFISFTLDPMLSSVWHDPPGSRFRRVPWLGRFMDRVERGIDAVHVLYGRILDWALGHRKSVVAIALTTFLASFLVVPLVGTEFIPQADESFISLRLNTPVGSSLEYTDGKVRQVEEALKAFPEIELAMTTVGTEDGRNYARVNLKLVDRAHRARSQRDVETAIRATLKPIPGIELAIGYDRPIWFNLLGPDPDTLSRIAKEFSDRVARVPGIADLETSDKAANPALSIRLNNDVAADLGITVQQVGATIRPLVAGDTVSYWLAPDGQNYEVNVQLPKDSRRLVSDLGNLYLSTSRRGPDGQLRMVPLRQVAELVETSSPQIIKRQDLQRRIGIYANVEGRPSGDVGSDVQKVADGMQLPAGYRLAAAGQQQDMQESFQAALGALGLAIIFIYLILASQFASFTQPVAIMASLPFSLIGVLLALLVTRTTLNIFSIIGFIMLMGLVTKNAILLVDFANRARRAGASLDDALRDAGQVRLRPILMTTAAMIGGMLPLAMGIGEGGETQAPMGRAIIGGVITSTLLTLVVVPVLYAWLDRWHEARRARRERRAARRTAQAASAPAADPGTAD; encoded by the coding sequence ATGTGGATCACCAGAACCTCGATACGCAACCCGGTGTTCGCCACCATGGTGATGGTCGGCATCACCGTGCTCGGCGTGTTCTCGTACCAGCGGCTGCGCGTCGAACAGATGCCCGAGGTGAGCCTGCCGTTCGTGATGGTCCTCACGAACTACCCGGGCGCGGCGCCCGAGGCGGTCGAGAACGACGTCACCAAGCCGATCGAGTACGCGGTCAACCAGGTCGCGGGCGTCAAGCGCATGTTCAGCAACTCGCGCGAGGGCTCGAGCCAGGTGTTCGTCGAGTTCCGCATGTCGACCGACGTGGCGCAGGCGATCCAGGACGTGCGCGACAAGATCGCGACGGTGCGCCCCGGCTTCCCGCGCGACGTCAAGGATCCGCTGGTCATCCGGGCGGACAACGAGAACGACGCCCCGATCGTCTCGCTCGCCGTGCTGTCGCCCTCGACCGGACTGCGCGAACTGACCTCGCTCACCGACCAGACGATCGTCAAGGCGCTGGAGAACCTCCCGGGCGTCGCGCGCATCGACGTCAACGGGAGGCTCACGCGCCAGATCCTGGTCCAGATCAAGCCGCACGCGCTCACCGCGCTCGGGATCTCGGTCGACCAGGTGATGAACGCGATCCGCGAGGCGAACCAGGACGTGCCGGCCGGGCGCCTCACCAGCGGCGCGTCCGACGCGGTCGTGCGGGTCGAGGGCAGGATCAAGGATCCCGAGCAGTTCAGCCGCATCATCGTCACGCAGCAGGGCGGGGCGCCGGTCTACCTGAACCAGGTGGCCGACGTCGTCGACGGCGAGAAGGAGCCGTCGAGCTACGCGCGCATCAACGGCCGTCCGGCGATCACCATCGACGTGCGCAAGGCGCAGGACGCGAACATCGTCGAGACCGGGCGCAACGTGCGCGAGGCGGTCGCCTCGCTCAAGGACCGGCTGCCCTCCGACGTCGAGGTCCGGGTGGTGAACTCGACCGCCGACAACGTCGAGAAGAGCGTCAACCGGGTCAAGAGCACGATCGTCGAGGGCGCGCTCCTGACGGTGCTGATCGTCTTCCTGTTCCTGCACAGCTGGCGCAGCACCGTCATCACCGGGCTCACGCTGCCGATCGCCGTGGTCGCGACCTTCATCGCGCTCTACGCGTTCGGCTTCACGCTCAACTTCCTGACGCTGATGGCGCTGTCGCTGTGCATCGGCCTCCTGATCGACGACGCCATCGTCGTGCGCGAGAACATCGTGCGGCACCTGGCGATGGGCAAGGACCACCGCCGGGCCGCGATGGAGGGCACCGACGAGATCGGCCTCGCCGTGATGGCGACGACCTTCGCGATCGTGGCGGTGTTCGTGCCGATCGCGTTCATGAGCGGGATCATCGGCCGGTTCTTCTTCCAGTTCGGCATGACGGTCGCGGTCGCCGTGCTGGTGTCGCTGTTCATCAGCTTCACGCTCGACCCGATGCTCTCGTCGGTGTGGCACGACCCGCCGGGCTCGCGCTTCCGCCGCGTCCCCTGGCTCGGCCGCTTCATGGACCGCGTCGAGCGCGGCATCGACGCGGTGCACGTCCTCTACGGCCGGATCCTCGACTGGGCGCTCGGCCACCGCAAGAGCGTCGTGGCGATCGCGCTCACGACGTTCCTCGCGAGCTTCCTCGTCGTGCCGCTCGTCGGGACCGAGTTCATCCCGCAGGCCGACGAGAGCTTCATCTCGCTGCGGCTCAACACGCCGGTCGGATCGAGCCTCGAATACACCGACGGCAAGGTGCGCCAGGTCGAGGAGGCGCTGAAGGCGTTTCCCGAAATCGAGCTCGCGATGACGACGGTCGGCACCGAGGACGGCCGCAACTACGCGCGCGTGAACCTGAAGCTCGTCGACCGCGCGCACCGCGCCCGCTCGCAGCGCGACGTCGAGACCGCGATCCGCGCGACGCTGAAGCCGATCCCGGGGATCGAACTCGCGATCGGCTACGACCGCCCGATCTGGTTCAACCTGCTCGGGCCCGACCCCGACACGCTCTCGCGCATCGCGAAGGAGTTCTCGGACCGGGTGGCCAGGGTGCCCGGGATCGCCGACCTCGAAACCTCCGACAAGGCCGCGAATCCCGCGCTGTCGATCCGGCTCAACAACGACGTCGCCGCGGACCTGGGCATCACGGTGCAGCAGGTCGGCGCGACGATCCGCCCGCTGGTCGCCGGCGACACGGTGAGCTACTGGCTCGCGCCCGACGGCCAGAACTACGAGGTGAACGTCCAGTTGCCGAAGGACAGCCGCCGGCTCGTGTCCGACCTCGGCAACCTCTACCTGTCGACGAGCCGCCGCGGTCCCGACGGCCAGCTGCGCATGGTGCCGCTGCGACAGGTGGCGGAACTCGTCGAGACCAGCAGCCCGCAGATCATCAAGCGTCAGGACCTGCAGCGGCGCATCGGCATCTACGCCAACGTCGAGGGGCGGCCGTCCGGCGACGTCGGGAGCGACGTGCAGAAGGTCGCCGACGGCATGCAGCTTCCGGCGGGCTACCGGCTCGCCGCGGCCGGCCAGCAGCAGGACATGCAGGAATCCTTCCAGGCCGCGCTCGGCGCGCTGGGCCTCGCGATCATCTTCATCTACCTGATCCTCGCCTCGCAGTTCGCGAGCTTCACGCAGCCGGTCGCGATCATGGCCTCGCTCCCGTTCTCGCTCATCGGGGTGCTGCTCGCGCTGCTCGTCACGCGCACGACGCTCAACATCTTCTCGATCATCGGCTTCATCATGCTGATGGGGCTCGTCACGAAGAACGCGATCCTGCTGGTCGATTTCGCGAACCGCGCGCGGCGCGCCGGCGCGAGTCTCGACGACGCGCTGCGCGACGCCGGGCAGGTGCGCCTGCGGCCGATCCTGATGACGACGGCGGCGATGATCGGCGGGATGCTGCCGCTCGCGATGGGCATCGGCGAAGGCGGCGAGACGCAGGCGCCGATGGGCCGGGCGATCATCGGCGGGGTCATCACCTCGACGCTCCTGACGCTCGTCGTCGTGCCGGTGCTCTACGCCTGGCTCGACCGCTGGCACGAGGCGCGACGCGCGAGGCGCGAGCGTCGAGCTGCTCGCCGCACCGCGCAGGCGGCGAGCGCGCCGGCCGCCGATCCGGGAACCGCGGACTGA
- the waaA gene encoding lipid IV(A) 3-deoxy-D-manno-octulosonic acid transferase has translation MRSLYTLAWRIAAPLAPLRLWWRGRREPGYREHVGERYGRYDGPAPGGDVVWVHAVSVGETRAAVPLIEHILRERPGATVVLTAMTATGRAAGRALFGERVVQAWLPYDLPGAMRRFLAHFQPSFGLLMETELWPNLAAEAAIAKVPLFLVNGRLSERSARRYEHVGSLIRPLLGSLAGIAAQTREDADRLEALGAHGVAVTGNLKFDLAPPADATTRAAALRALYGAARPVVLAASTREGEEALILDALARRPLPPRALLVIVPRHPQRFDDVAALVRARGHAPWRRSAGTPLPDDAAVALGDTMGEMAAYYGAADVAFIGGSLVPLGGQNLIEALAMGTPVLVGPHTFNFADAAQHAIDAGAATRVADADAMLTQAAALLLDDARRIAMRANAERFLAAHRGATGRTWSFVSERLAKPAA, from the coding sequence ATGCGATCGCTCTACACGCTCGCCTGGCGCATCGCCGCACCGCTGGCGCCGCTGCGCCTGTGGTGGCGCGGCCGGCGCGAACCCGGATACCGCGAGCACGTCGGCGAACGCTACGGCCGCTACGACGGCCCGGCGCCGGGCGGCGACGTCGTCTGGGTGCACGCGGTCTCGGTCGGCGAGACGCGCGCGGCCGTTCCGCTCATCGAACACATCCTGCGCGAGCGTCCGGGCGCGACCGTCGTGCTGACGGCGATGACCGCGACCGGACGCGCGGCCGGACGCGCGCTCTTCGGCGAGCGCGTCGTGCAGGCGTGGCTGCCCTACGACCTGCCCGGCGCGATGCGCCGGTTCCTCGCGCACTTCCAGCCGTCGTTCGGCCTCCTGATGGAGACCGAGCTGTGGCCGAACCTCGCGGCCGAGGCGGCGATCGCGAAGGTGCCGCTGTTCCTCGTCAACGGCCGGCTCTCGGAGCGATCCGCGCGCCGCTACGAGCACGTCGGATCGCTCATCCGGCCGCTCCTCGGATCGCTCGCCGGCATCGCGGCCCAGACCCGCGAGGACGCCGACCGGCTCGAGGCGCTCGGCGCGCACGGCGTCGCGGTCACCGGCAACCTCAAGTTCGACCTCGCTCCTCCCGCCGACGCGACGACGCGGGCGGCCGCGCTGCGGGCGCTCTACGGTGCCGCGCGTCCGGTCGTCCTCGCGGCCTCGACGCGCGAAGGCGAAGAGGCGCTGATCCTCGACGCGCTCGCCCGTCGGCCGCTGCCGCCGCGCGCGCTGCTCGTGATCGTGCCGAGGCATCCGCAACGTTTCGACGACGTGGCTGCGCTCGTGCGCGCGCGCGGCCACGCGCCGTGGCGGCGCTCGGCGGGAACGCCGCTGCCTGACGACGCCGCGGTCGCGCTCGGCGACACGATGGGCGAGATGGCCGCGTACTACGGCGCCGCGGACGTGGCGTTCATCGGCGGCAGCCTCGTGCCGCTCGGCGGCCAGAACCTGATCGAGGCGCTCGCGATGGGCACGCCGGTGCTCGTCGGACCGCACACCTTCAACTTCGCCGACGCCGCGCAGCATGCGATCGACGCCGGTGCCGCGACGCGCGTGGCCGACGCCGATGCGATGCTCACGCAGGCAGCCGCGTTGCTTCTGGACGACGCGCGGCGCATCGCGATGCGCGCGAACGCGGAGCGCTTCCTCGCCGCGCACCGGGGCGCGACCGGGCGAACCTGGTCCTTCGTGTCGGAACGGCTGGCGAAACCGGCGGCCTGA
- a CDS encoding sulfurtransferase gives MRDLAPSELLRWRADAERRAPAVVDVREPWELERCALSDVIHVPMHELPGRLDELPRDRDLVVLCHHGVRSRLAATFLARAGFAPVWNLAGGIAAWADDVDPAMPRY, from the coding sequence ATCCGCGACCTCGCGCCTTCCGAGCTTCTCCGCTGGCGCGCGGACGCGGAACGACGCGCGCCTGCGGTCGTCGACGTGCGCGAGCCCTGGGAACTCGAGCGTTGCGCGTTGTCCGACGTGATCCATGTCCCGATGCACGAACTTCCCGGCCGGCTCGACGAACTGCCGCGCGATCGCGACCTCGTCGTGCTGTGCCACCACGGCGTCCGCAGCCGGCTCGCCGCGACCTTCCTCGCCCGCGCGGGTTTCGCGCCGGTGTGGAACCTGGCGGGCGGCATCGCGGCCTGGGCCGACGACGTGGATCCGGCGATGCCGCGCTACTGA
- a CDS encoding glycosyltransferase family 2 protein, producing the protein MAGTLPLSLVVITRDAAESLAECLASAPFASDVVVVDSGSRDDTVEIARRSGARVLVEAWRGFGPQKNFAVAAARHDWVLCLDADERATPELEASIRSAFASGPPAAAYAFARRNRFLGRWLAHGEGYPDWSLRLFDRRRARWSDDPVHEHVVADAPVARLRGDLLHASAESIEDYVAKQNRYTTLQAEAMHARGERAGFARLALSPAARFLRFYVLKLGFLDGAAGFAHIAIGAFASFLKYAKLRALERGEAS; encoded by the coding sequence ATGGCCGGCACGCTGCCTCTTTCGCTGGTGGTGATCACGCGCGACGCGGCGGAGAGCCTCGCGGAGTGCCTCGCCTCCGCGCCGTTCGCGTCGGACGTCGTCGTGGTCGATTCGGGCAGCCGCGATGATACCGTGGAAATCGCGCGCCGGTCGGGCGCCCGCGTGCTCGTCGAGGCGTGGCGCGGCTTCGGCCCGCAGAAGAACTTCGCGGTCGCCGCGGCGAGGCACGACTGGGTGCTCTGCCTCGACGCGGACGAGCGCGCGACGCCGGAACTCGAGGCCTCGATCCGCTCCGCGTTCGCGTCGGGGCCGCCCGCGGCCGCGTACGCGTTCGCCCGGCGCAACCGCTTCCTCGGCCGCTGGCTCGCGCACGGCGAAGGCTACCCCGACTGGAGCCTCCGGCTCTTCGACCGCCGTCGCGCGCGCTGGAGCGACGATCCGGTGCACGAGCACGTCGTGGCCGACGCCCCGGTCGCCCGGCTTCGAGGCGACCTCCTGCACGCGTCCGCCGAATCGATCGAGGACTACGTGGCGAAACAGAACCGCTACACGACGCTGCAGGCCGAAGCGATGCATGCGCGCGGCGAGCGCGCCGGGTTCGCCCGCCTCGCGCTGTCGCCCGCGGCGCGGTTCCTGCGCTTCTACGTGCTGAAGCTCGGATTCCTCGACGGCGCGGCGGGTTTCGCGCACATCGCGATCGGGGCGTTCGCGAGCTTCCTCAAGTACGCGAAGCTCCGGGCGCTCGAGCGCGGAGAGGCATCATGA